Proteins encoded in a region of the Isosphaeraceae bacterium EP7 genome:
- a CDS encoding glycosyltransferase family 1 protein → MAFAQPEGVATGPPIYIEASVFEATQVTGIARYTARLAMALGQRWPVRFFIFATGEQVIPGPDLTWSHDQDLNDWTRIVREAPRRPLATPPKDSIGLFCAHRPDWKIFDREVSVLHDFAPLIVPDTCTELTRIAFRTYFADALPLSDLVMADSHSTKADAAWLSSVEPERVVTAYPGPSMCVGSHLHKKPIKRSERIGLAVSTLEPRKNTRFLLNWFRETSVLPRDVELWWVGGLGWMLSHDELTQLEQIAGRKVKFLGYVSDAQLCKLYQQAGWTIYPSLYEGFGFPVLDALKHGTSVLTSGNSSLREFTGPGVHFFDPCDPATLDQAWLEFKAAGPVEIPQGPLDRTYNWDRCAQVLLDFAANKSSSAAKSCIPAPHHVPKAAHRHA, encoded by the coding sequence TTGGCCTTCGCCCAGCCTGAAGGGGTCGCTACCGGCCCTCCAATTTACATCGAGGCCTCGGTCTTCGAGGCCACCCAGGTCACCGGCATTGCCCGCTACACCGCGAGGCTCGCCATGGCCCTGGGCCAGCGATGGCCCGTCCGGTTCTTCATCTTCGCCACCGGCGAGCAGGTGATTCCCGGCCCCGACCTGACCTGGTCGCACGACCAGGACCTGAACGACTGGACGAGGATCGTCCGCGAGGCCCCGCGGCGCCCGCTGGCAACCCCGCCGAAGGATTCCATCGGCCTCTTTTGCGCACACAGGCCCGACTGGAAAATCTTCGATCGCGAGGTCAGCGTCCTCCACGACTTCGCCCCCTTGATCGTGCCGGACACCTGCACCGAGTTGACGCGGATCGCTTTCCGGACCTATTTCGCCGACGCGCTCCCGCTGTCGGACCTGGTGATGGCCGACTCGCACTCGACGAAGGCCGACGCCGCCTGGCTCAGCTCGGTCGAGCCCGAACGCGTCGTCACGGCTTACCCCGGCCCGAGCATGTGCGTGGGCTCGCATCTCCACAAGAAACCGATCAAGCGATCCGAGCGAATCGGCCTGGCGGTCTCCACGCTCGAGCCCCGCAAGAACACACGTTTCTTGCTGAACTGGTTCCGCGAGACCTCGGTCCTCCCTCGCGACGTCGAACTCTGGTGGGTCGGCGGTCTCGGCTGGATGCTCAGCCACGACGAGCTGACGCAGCTTGAACAGATCGCCGGGCGCAAGGTCAAGTTTCTGGGATATGTCTCAGACGCGCAGCTCTGCAAGCTGTATCAGCAGGCGGGCTGGACGATCTATCCGTCTCTGTACGAGGGGTTCGGCTTCCCGGTACTCGACGCCCTGAAGCATGGGACGTCGGTGCTCACCAGCGGGAACAGCTCGCTGAGAGAGTTCACCGGTCCCGGGGTCCACTTCTTCGACCCGTGCGACCCGGCGACGCTCGATCAGGCCTGGCTCGAGTTCAAAGCGGCTGGCCCAGTGGAGATCCCGCAAGGCCCGCTCGACCGGACGTATAACTGGGATCGTTGTGCCCAGGTCTTGCTCGACTTCGCCGCGAACAAGTCGTCGTCGGCCGCGAAGTCGTGCATTCCGGCCCCGCATCACGTGCCGAAGGCGGCCCATCGTCACGCCTGA
- a CDS encoding glycosyltransferase: MRIGVEMSGNQSESRLRGIGRYVGNLMTAMYTRGADHEFILYAQDGLSTEFIPKSDNASIRVVRPDASRGEATMLDSLARIARLNPDSIDALLIPNPLEMCLSLSLPSPPPGGPALLAVVHDLIPFVFPERYLLDAAYSARFHRRLRPLRNYDALLTNSEATRRDCLSLLEMDDHRVVAIGSAGQGTFFVPDRREPPAAEVRDLLHRLGITKPFVLTVGVINDRKNQNILIDAYAKLPKAIQDSHQLVFVGEMSHGHDELFRARVRAAGIADPVVLSKHITDELLRTLYQRCRLFVFPSLYEGFGLPILEAMHCGAPVIAGNNSSLIEATGSGGLLAEADDADAIAAHMLQVLGDDAYRATLSDRGQRHAESFSWEASADIALGVFERIARDRRSSRRRQPRPRVAVYWHRPTPAGDDPSRWLDALAAHATVDLFHDTGDVPRPALGRRDVGRHDRRIFGRLDDVANYRGVLVMSGHPQMLAEGSMPLGRNLFFAHDFGWADFSTWRQTVPGFAGEFDLSACDYFGFESARDLPARLRPIEAMQRWPLGTIPFEPGILLGSLLESAGLIVPSAWAAERWLAAAPALAGKVHVIPTPLTSRPVSEARRRDVRARFGLPTADLVVGQFGVIHADTQNLETLEAFRLLLADHPGAILVVAGPEADDGRLRAEVGRLGLTDRVRLMGLRRPADMADLIAATDLAVNLHEPNAPYRAPGALFDLLLAGIPTIINDAAFAGEIPQSAAIRLPGLRPVVEELGETLRAYGRDVSKRQRVGAGAIQYVDRIHGFDVVAGQFRDAIERIHESRRAGVVAAGPSLRLMAS; encoded by the coding sequence GTGCGCATCGGCGTGGAGATGTCGGGCAACCAATCCGAGAGCCGCCTGCGCGGGATCGGCCGCTACGTCGGCAATCTGATGACCGCGATGTACACGCGGGGTGCCGATCATGAGTTCATCCTGTATGCCCAGGACGGACTCTCGACCGAGTTCATCCCCAAGTCGGACAACGCGTCGATCCGGGTGGTCCGGCCCGATGCGTCGCGCGGCGAGGCGACGATGCTCGACTCGCTGGCCCGGATCGCCAGGCTCAACCCAGACTCGATCGATGCACTGCTGATCCCCAATCCGCTCGAGATGTGCCTGAGCCTGTCGCTCCCATCGCCGCCGCCCGGTGGCCCCGCACTGCTCGCAGTCGTCCACGACCTGATCCCGTTCGTCTTCCCCGAGCGATACCTGCTCGATGCGGCCTACTCGGCGCGATTCCACCGCCGGCTCAGGCCGCTGCGGAATTACGACGCCTTGCTGACGAATTCCGAGGCGACGCGGCGAGATTGCCTCTCGTTGCTGGAGATGGACGACCATCGTGTCGTCGCCATCGGAAGCGCCGGCCAGGGGACCTTCTTCGTCCCCGATCGCCGCGAGCCCCCCGCCGCCGAGGTCCGCGACCTGCTGCATCGGCTGGGCATCACCAAGCCATTCGTATTGACCGTCGGCGTCATCAACGACCGCAAGAATCAGAACATCCTGATCGATGCCTACGCGAAGTTGCCGAAGGCGATTCAGGACTCGCACCAGCTCGTCTTCGTCGGCGAGATGAGCCACGGGCACGATGAGCTGTTCCGGGCCCGCGTGCGGGCGGCCGGCATCGCCGATCCCGTCGTGCTGTCGAAGCACATCACCGATGAGCTACTGCGGACGCTCTACCAGCGGTGCCGCCTGTTCGTCTTCCCCTCGCTCTACGAAGGGTTTGGCCTGCCGATTCTGGAGGCGATGCACTGCGGTGCCCCGGTGATCGCGGGGAACAATTCGTCGCTCATCGAGGCGACAGGCTCCGGCGGACTGCTCGCCGAGGCCGACGATGCCGACGCGATCGCGGCACACATGCTCCAGGTCCTGGGCGACGATGCCTATCGGGCGACACTGAGCGATCGCGGTCAGCGGCACGCCGAGAGCTTCTCGTGGGAGGCGTCGGCCGACATCGCGCTTGGAGTCTTCGAACGGATCGCCCGCGATCGGCGTTCGTCGCGACGACGCCAGCCCAGGCCTCGCGTCGCGGTTTACTGGCACCGCCCGACGCCGGCCGGCGACGACCCTTCGCGCTGGCTCGATGCGCTGGCCGCCCACGCGACGGTCGACCTGTTCCACGACACGGGCGACGTCCCCCGTCCTGCGCTCGGCCGGCGCGACGTCGGTCGGCACGATCGGCGGATCTTTGGCCGACTCGACGACGTGGCGAACTATCGCGGCGTCCTCGTGATGAGCGGGCACCCCCAGATGCTCGCCGAGGGCTCGATGCCGCTGGGGCGGAACCTGTTCTTCGCGCATGACTTCGGCTGGGCCGATTTCTCCACCTGGCGGCAGACGGTCCCCGGTTTCGCGGGCGAGTTTGACCTCTCCGCCTGCGACTATTTCGGCTTCGAGTCCGCCCGCGACCTCCCTGCCCGGCTCCGCCCGATCGAGGCGATGCAACGTTGGCCCCTCGGCACCATCCCGTTCGAACCCGGGATTCTTCTCGGCTCGCTGCTTGAATCGGCGGGGCTCATCGTCCCGTCCGCCTGGGCCGCCGAACGCTGGCTCGCCGCGGCCCCTGCCCTAGCCGGCAAGGTGCACGTGATCCCGACGCCCCTCACATCCAGGCCCGTCTCCGAGGCCAGGCGCCGCGACGTTCGCGCCCGCTTCGGCCTTCCGACGGCCGACCTCGTCGTCGGCCAGTTCGGCGTGATCCATGCCGACACGCAAAATCTCGAAACGCTCGAAGCGTTCCGGTTGCTTCTCGCGGACCATCCCGGCGCGATCCTGGTTGTTGCCGGCCCCGAGGCCGATGACGGGCGGCTCCGGGCCGAAGTGGGACGGCTTGGACTGACGGATCGAGTCCGGCTGATGGGATTGAGACGCCCCGCGGATATGGCCGACCTGATCGCCGCGACCGACCTGGCCGTCAATCTCCACGAACCGAATGCTCCCTATCGAGCGCCTGGCGCCCTGTTCGACCTGCTCCTCGCGGGCATCCCCACGATCATCAACGATGCTGCCTTCGCGGGCGAGATTCCCCAGAGCGCCGCGATTCGGCTACCGGGCTTGCGGCCCGTCGTCGAAGAGCTCGGGGAGACGCTGCGGGCGTATGGTCGCGACGTCTCGAAGCGGCAGCGGGTCGGAGCTGGTGCAATCCAATATGTGGATCGGATCCACGGCTTCGACGTCGTCGCGGGGCAGTTCCGCGACGCGATCGAGCGAATCCACGAATCACGACGTGCGGGTGTGGTCGCCGCCGGGCCTTCGCTCAGGCTGATGGCCAGCTAA
- a CDS encoding FkbM family methyltransferase, which produces MDGSAPRRYQAPPVDPSRSKIRDGVRFNDSITFSIVTDVDAPDWISHHLDAGVYPPTYMPLFQLLETILPKGGRVLDLGAHIGTFALATAANGYEVLAVEASPTNASVLQASIERNNFTNMRLVNAAVSDKLGSLEFCSYGPYGHVATPLTNFPRITVPALPIDDLLAEQGWDKVDFIKMDIEGSEVAGLEGLRSLLSRADAPPILVESNGHTLDFYGLVPDSLKAKLESFGYKNYLVEGDRLSPVKVGDLQPSTVVDYLAVKQLPANLGQFRVTEAMTPEEILVRVVASCHAPNPDDRYYIARALQTADASVLEDPRVKQGVQAMLTDGDDRVKSAAVRIDVAQASAPRRPWFLRWNPLRAKADKAHSAGR; this is translated from the coding sequence ATGGACGGATCGGCGCCCCGGCGGTATCAGGCTCCCCCGGTTGACCCTTCGCGCAGCAAGATTCGCGACGGAGTGCGGTTCAACGACTCGATCACATTTTCGATTGTGACCGATGTCGATGCGCCGGACTGGATCAGCCATCACCTGGACGCGGGCGTCTATCCGCCCACGTACATGCCGCTGTTCCAGCTCCTTGAGACGATCCTGCCGAAGGGTGGGCGGGTCCTCGACCTCGGCGCTCACATCGGCACGTTCGCCCTCGCGACAGCCGCCAACGGCTACGAGGTTTTGGCCGTCGAGGCCTCGCCGACGAACGCCTCGGTCCTGCAGGCGAGCATCGAGCGAAACAACTTCACGAACATGAGGCTGGTCAACGCCGCGGTCAGCGACAAGCTGGGCTCCTTGGAGTTCTGCTCGTACGGCCCCTACGGCCACGTCGCCACCCCGCTGACCAACTTCCCGCGGATCACCGTCCCCGCGCTGCCCATCGACGACCTGCTTGCCGAGCAAGGCTGGGACAAGGTCGACTTCATCAAGATGGACATCGAGGGGTCCGAGGTCGCCGGCCTCGAAGGGCTGAGATCGCTGCTCTCTCGCGCCGACGCCCCGCCCATCCTCGTCGAGTCCAACGGGCATACCCTGGACTTCTACGGCCTGGTGCCCGACTCGCTCAAGGCGAAGCTCGAGTCATTCGGATACAAGAACTACCTGGTGGAAGGCGACCGCCTCTCGCCGGTCAAGGTCGGCGACCTCCAGCCCTCGACGGTGGTCGACTACCTGGCGGTCAAGCAACTGCCCGCGAACCTCGGCCAGTTCCGCGTGACCGAGGCCATGACGCCCGAAGAGATCCTGGTCCGTGTCGTGGCCTCGTGCCACGCACCCAACCCGGATGACCGGTACTACATCGCCCGCGCCTTGCAGACGGCGGATGCCTCGGTCCTCGAGGATCCGCGCGTCAAACAGGGGGTCCAGGCGATGCTGACCGACGGCGACGACCGGGTGAAGTCCGCCGCCGTGCGTATCGACGTCGCCCAGGCGTCGGCCCCGCGTCGCCCCTGGTTCCTGCGTTGGAATCCCCTGCGGGCCAAGGCCGACAAGGCCCATTCCGCCGGCCGTTGA
- a CDS encoding MmgE/PrpD family protein produces MANDLADRLVDFALSTRFEELPDEVIVEARRRLQDTFACAAGAMAEPAPGIARAAALAVAGSPGTSLIGGGRSSADWAAFANGVHIRYLDCNDTYLSLEPAHPSDNWAAIMAAGELAKANGKDWIAAAAVAYEVQCRLCDAASIRARGWDHVTYGGLSSTLAVSRLWKLSHAQSVHALGIAGTTGTALRLTRAGELSMWKGCAFAHESRNAIFAAQLAAEGMTGPAPLFEGEMGFFEQVSGPFHLDKLGGPSAADWMLPKTSIKFVPAEYHSQSAIAAAFKLRERIGDPWRVRSIEIATFKVAVEIIGKDPEKWRPQTRETADHSLPYCTAVALVDGEITARQFNSERLNDPALLALIARTSVVEDPDLTRGYPAGIPNRVTVRLDDGTTLSEEVSFPPGHDKNPLTDDQLRSKFDELSIPAIGVDGSTRVWERLGRLVDDPNPHETIGILR; encoded by the coding sequence ATGGCCAATGACCTAGCCGATCGGCTCGTCGACTTCGCGTTGTCGACCCGCTTCGAAGAACTGCCGGACGAGGTGATCGTCGAGGCCCGTCGCCGGCTCCAGGACACATTCGCGTGCGCCGCGGGGGCGATGGCCGAGCCCGCCCCCGGGATCGCCAGGGCCGCCGCGCTGGCCGTCGCGGGCTCGCCGGGAACCTCCTTGATCGGCGGCGGCCGGAGCAGCGCCGACTGGGCGGCGTTCGCCAACGGCGTGCACATCCGCTACCTCGACTGCAATGACACCTACCTTTCCCTGGAGCCGGCGCACCCCAGCGACAACTGGGCTGCCATCATGGCCGCCGGAGAGCTTGCGAAGGCGAACGGCAAGGACTGGATCGCCGCCGCGGCCGTGGCCTACGAGGTGCAGTGCCGACTCTGCGACGCCGCCAGTATTCGCGCACGCGGCTGGGACCACGTCACCTACGGTGGCCTCTCTTCGACTCTGGCGGTCTCGCGTCTGTGGAAACTCTCTCACGCCCAGTCGGTGCACGCGCTGGGAATCGCCGGGACGACCGGGACTGCCTTGCGGCTGACGCGGGCCGGCGAGCTCTCGATGTGGAAGGGATGCGCATTCGCTCACGAGTCCCGCAACGCGATCTTCGCCGCGCAGCTTGCCGCGGAAGGGATGACCGGCCCGGCCCCACTGTTCGAGGGCGAGATGGGCTTCTTCGAACAGGTCTCAGGGCCCTTTCATCTCGACAAGCTCGGCGGGCCCTCGGCGGCCGACTGGATGCTGCCGAAGACGTCGATCAAGTTCGTCCCGGCCGAATACCACAGCCAATCGGCCATCGCCGCCGCCTTCAAGCTGCGTGAACGGATCGGCGATCCGTGGCGCGTCAGGTCCATCGAAATCGCCACGTTCAAGGTGGCCGTCGAGATCATCGGCAAGGATCCCGAGAAGTGGCGGCCGCAGACCCGCGAGACGGCCGACCACAGCCTGCCCTATTGCACGGCCGTGGCCCTCGTCGACGGAGAGATCACAGCGAGACAGTTCAACTCCGAGAGACTGAACGACCCCGCCCTACTCGCTCTGATCGCTCGCACGAGCGTCGTCGAAGATCCGGACCTAACTCGCGGCTATCCGGCGGGCATCCCCAACCGGGTCACCGTCAGGCTCGACGACGGGACGACCCTCAGCGAAGAGGTGTCGTTCCCGCCGGGTCACGACAAGAACCCGCTGACAGACGACCAGCTCCGCAGCAAGTTCGACGAGCTGTCCATCCCAGCGATCGGGGTCGACGGCTCAACCCGAGTCTGGGAACGGCTGGGCCGACTGGTTGATGACCCGAATCCGCACGAAACGATCGGGATCTTGCGTTGA